The Silene latifolia isolate original U9 population chromosome 4, ASM4854445v1, whole genome shotgun sequence region TAAGCTTTTCATGCCCACAACTGCCAAAAacatcatcaaactctccgaATCCTTTGAAAAACTTGTTAGGCATGCGAGAGACCTCTTCCCAATTCTTGTCTTTAAGGACCCAAATACCAATGCCCTTAATAATTCCAGGGCGACCTACTTTCTCGATCCCACCCACCATTACGACTTCCTCTTCTAGATTCATCAATCTCATGCACGTGATATAACAAGGGGCTTCAATCACACATTCATCAACATCGGTGACAAAGAACTGACAAGAAAGGTCATAGGCCAGCACTCCATAACGAGGACGTATAAATCCAAGTGTTCTTGTCAAGAAAACTGTAAAATATAAAATCCCATCACATATCACACAGTCAGTTCCAGTTCTCCAAACTTGAAAAGTAGCATTAACGGGACATCTCCAAGTACCCTTTTCGGAACTATAAATATCAATTGAAAGATCCCAATCTATATCCTCCCCACGAGCTTGCTTAGATCTCACAATCGCCACCATATAACTCTGGGATGATGTGTCCTGTGAGATTGCAAGGGCACAATAGTCAGCAAGTGCTGCACCAGGAGGCTCCTCAAGCCTTCGATAACACTTGGTGATTGGATTACAGACATAAATTTTTCTGCGTCTGTCATCCATCAAACACAATAAACCACGTGAAGAAACAAGACTCCAAGTAGGTGTTTCAACAAAAGGAATCTGGAATCTGTGCCATTTTAGATGGATGGGATCATAAACATGCCCAATCGGATAGAATTCAGAGGTGAACATAAAGTACCAGGGTTTCCGAGGCGCAACACCTGAATAATAGTGTAAAAATCTGTCAGAATGCACCACATCATTCCATTTCTTACAAACACAGAGAGCTTTTAATATTGCGGAAATGGGAAGATTTCCAAGAATTCGCTCTAAGATATCATCAGGTAAGACGGAGTTGATACAGACACCACCATTTCCATCATCACCATTGTCATAAGCTATTGCTATTTGTTCATCGCAATCAGGTGTATCACATTCACTTGTATGACCATTGTAACATATGTGTGAATCTTCATCATTGACCCATGATGTTAGTGATTCCATGACGCTACTTTGTCCAAACCTAGAGCAAGGTAAGCATGCAAAGTTTACAAACAGTGAGTAGAGAGACCACAAAACAAAAACAAGCAACGAAAATTCGTTCAAAGAAGATTCCTACAGATACAATAATGCAGAATCATAAGTAGACAACAGGTGAGCAGCTATTAACAGTTAGTCACAATTCTCCCTTATAAGTTCTCTGATTGTAGAATTTGTGAGCCCAGCTACGGGTAAGAAGGCAATTGAAAATGGTGAATTGTGCAGTTATGTTCCTGAATTATCATGAGAATCATAATTCACAATATGTTCCTGAATTATCAATTCCCATGTATAGCTACAATACTAGATTTCGTATTATATATTGTACTGTATTAATCTGAGAAAAGATTCAAATGAATTAACGAAtgacgataattaaaattaaaaaataaaaataaaagcatcaAGTAAAAGCATGAAATACTTGGGAATTAGGATATGCCGCCCTCTTTTCCCTTAATTTCGTACTACCAGCACCGTCGTCGTCGCCGCAGCCGCAGCCGCAGCCGCCGCCGTTTGTTCAGTCGGCAGTGGCTTTATTTAATCACTGTTGTTGGATTCAAATTTCAAACCCTACCAATTTAGTtgcatataataataataatacatgagTTGAGTCCATACCTAGACCGCTCCAAAATCCAAATAGCGTCACATGCCACTCCAAGTTGGACGAGGAGACGAGGGCTATggtacatattttttttttt contains the following coding sequences:
- the LOC141653759 gene encoding F-box/kelch-repeat protein At3g61590-like — translated: MESLTSWVNDEDSHICYNGHTSECDTPDCDEQIAIAYDNGDDGNGGVCINSVLPDDILERILGNLPISAILKALCVCKKWNDVVHSDRFLHYYSGVAPRKPWYFMFTSEFYPIGHVYDPIHLKWHRFQIPFVETPTWSLVSSRGLLCLMDDRRRKIYVCNPITKCYRRLEEPPGAALADYCALAISQDTSSQSYMVAIVRSKQARGEDIDWDLSIDIYSSEKGTWRCPVNATFQVWRTGTDCVICDGILYFTVFLTRTLGFIRPRYGVLAYDLSCQFFVTDVDECVIEAPCYITCMRLMNLEEEVVMVGGIEKVGRPGIIKGIGIWVLKDKNWEEVSRMPNKFFKGFGEFDDVFGSCGHEKLIYIQSYGSSALLMFDMYSNEWSWSCKCPAAKKSPLQLYSGICFEPRLDIAP